One stretch of Ictalurus punctatus breed USDA103 chromosome 5, Coco_2.0, whole genome shotgun sequence DNA includes these proteins:
- the gadd45ga gene encoding growth arrest and DNA-damage-inducible, gamma a, whose protein sequence is MTFEEICRRENGTETSDSARMRSAGRVLEEVLVSSKQQDCLTVGVYESAKVMNIDPDSVALCVLASGDQYEWDVALQIHFTLIQAFCFDNDINIVHVNDIERLAHIVSDTGTSDGGDAHCVLVTRPSEVAWKDAGLEKLGVFCEERRSVCEWVPTVTLPER, encoded by the exons ATGACTTTTGAGGAGATCTGCCGACGAGAAAACGGCACAGAGACCAGCGACAG cgcgcgcatgcgcagtgcagGCCGGGTTCTGGAGGAGGTGTTGGTTTCGTCCAAACAGCAGGACTGCCTGACGGTGGGAGTGTACGAGTCCGCAAAGGTCATGAACAT tgaccCGGACAGTGTGGCCCTGTGTGTCCTGGCCTCAGGTGATCAGTATGAGTGGGACGTGGCGCTGCAGATCCACTTCACCCTCATCCAGGCGTTCTGCTTCGACAACGACATCAACATCGTGCACGTTAACGACATCGAGCGTCTCGCGCACATCGTCAGTGACACGGGGACGAGCGACGGCGGGGACGCGCACTGCGTTCTGGTCACG AGGCCGAGCGAGGTGGCGTGGAAGGACGCTGGTCTGGAGAAGCTCGGCGTGTtctgtgaggaacggaggagtgtgtgtgagtgggttcCTACTGTCACACTCCCTGAACGATGA